From Aspergillus luchuensis IFO 4308 DNA, chromosome 2, nearly complete sequence:
GTGTTACTTTCACCCCCGGCAACCGCTCGCTTACCTTCAGCTTCGATGGAGTATCTGCAATTTCTGGAAAGGTCACTGCAGAGCTCGTGCTCGAGGCCTACGGTATCCAGGTGTTGACCAAGACTCTCGACCCTTGTGAGATGGATCTTACTGGACTCTGTCCCATGAATGCGGGCACGATCGATGTTCCGAAAGCCGTCATTACCGTGCCCGAATCGGTGGTCAAGTCCATTCCGAGTAAGTGATCTCCGTCATCGGCGGCCCCTTTGAGTGAGCCCTAGTTCACTAACAACCGGCGCTTAGACATTGCATACACCGTCCCGGATCTTGATGCCAACGTGCGGATCTATATCAACTCCACCACGACTGGTGAAGCCATTACCTGTGTGGAAGCATCTCTCTCCAACGGCAAGACAGTTTATCAAAAGGGCGTCGGCTGGACTACAGCTATTATCTCCGGTCTCGGTCTGGCTGCCTCTGCTATCACCTCTGGATTGGGACATTCGAACACGGCTGCTCACGTCGCGGCTAAtgcgctctctctcttcggTTTCATGCAGTCTCAAGCGATGATTGGTATGACATCCGTCGCAATGCCTCCGATCGTGGAGTCTTGGACCCAGAATTTCCAGTGGAGTATGGGCATCATCCATGTGGGCTTCCTGGAAACCATCTGTACATGGTACCAGCGCTCGACCGGAGGAACGGCTTCAACCCTTCTTTCGGATTTGTCCACTACGTCCGTTCAACTGTTCAGACGCAAGCGCTCCCTCGATGACGAGCCTATTGTCAGGAAGGCCACTGGGTATTTCAAGCATTGGCATAAACGTGCGGATGCCAGTACCCAAACTGCCACTGATTCTAGCGTCATTGTTCGTGGTATTGAGCGTGTTGGCTTCAAGGCTGGAATCGAATCTACGAATATCTTCCTGACCGGCCTTATCTTCTTCGTTGTATTCGTTGCGCTGGTGATGGCCCTTGTCGCTATTTTCAAGCTTGGCTGTGAGGTCCTTGCTAAGAACGGCAAGATGAAGGGAGACAAATTCCAGGAGTTCCGTAACGGATGGAAGGTCGTCGCACGTGGAATTCTGTTCCGACTCACGCTGATCGGCTTCCCCCAAATGTGTGTACTCTGCCTGTGGGAATTCACCCGGGTCGACTCAGCTGCGGAGGTGGTTCTTGCTGTGATCATGTTCCTTTCGGTGGTTGCAGCGCTGGGTTGGGCAGCATTGAAGGTGTTGCGTCTGGCCAAGCGATCTGTCATCATGCACAAGAACCCAGCTTATATCCTCTACTCTGACCCTACCTGCTTGAACAAGTGGGGATTCTTGTATGTCCAGTACCGCGCAACTGCGTACTACTTCATCGTCCCGTTCCTGGGCTACATCTTGATCAAGGGCCTGTTCATTGGATTGAGTCAGCCCGCCCCGGTCGTGCAAACCATCGCTCTTGTGATCATTGAGGCTGGTATGCTCATTGCTGTCAGCGTCCTCCGGCCCTGGAtggacaagaagaccaaTATTTACAACATTTCGATTGCCGCCATTAACTTCCTCAACACGATCTTCCTGCTATTCTTCTCGGATGTGTTCAACCAACCTGGAATTGTCACTGGTGTTATGGGTGTTGTTTTCTTCGTATACAACGCTGTGTTCGCTCTGGTGTTGTTGATCCTGGTCTTGATCGCATCTGTTTACGCCATCGTTTCCAAGAACCCCGACACACGGTACCAGCCCATGAGAGATGACCGGGGTTCGTTCATCAAGAACGGGGGTCAGTTGACCACCGAACTGGATGCTCTGGGTGCTACCGCTCGTGGGGACATGAAGGGGTCACCATACCAATCCAGTCCGTTCGAGGATGACAATACGTCCTTCTCCAGTGGAAACGGTGCCAGTGTTAGCCGTCAGAATCTCGAAGCCCCTGATGCCACGACACACCAGACCGCTCGTCATTCCCCGGTCTCGCCTGTCGATCCGTCTTTGCCGCTATTCCCTAGCGACAACTCGGCCCGCAATGGCCCTCCTGCCTACGATGCTAATTTCGGGCGTTCACCGTCTCCTGTACCACGAGGCTACAATAGCTCCCCCTTCCAAAACCCACATGCATACCGGCAACAAAACAACCCGAGCCCATGGCAACGGGGAGCAGGTTACGACCACTGAAAGATTTAATATGATTGCTTTCTAGCCTTGCTTGAGATGAAGTTATGGCTTAGTGCGGGCATGGGTTGATTCTTCGGGCCCTATTCTAGCTTTCCACTGACtgcatcctccctcccccgcgCTATGTGCgtttatttgcttttttataTTGTGATTCCTCCCATTTGCTTGCCTATATGCTCTTGGCTACCATTCCTTGTCGTATACAATGATATACAGGAAAatttcttgtttccttcttttcttttctcccaaTTCCTCTGGCTCTCACATCCGAATCCTTTACCAAAGGCAATCCACctttcatttccttcctcccttttctctctcgaTTTATTTTCACCGCTGGCGTTCTGAAATACTGGATCTGGAGATCGGTACTTGGGTTTTGTGTGGACTACGTGAAGTgttcctttttattttattagctgGCAGGGGGTCTGTCTACTTGTCTGATCCGATATCCCTGTATTATTCTTGTGATTTCATCGTGTATGGAAAGAAATCATAATGCCGTGCCTGAGTTGCATTGACCTATTATCCTAGAGCGATCTAGTAGTTTCCATTGTAACATGTTCACACCATTCCATATAGGTTGTCGTAGCACTACTTTAAAATGATGTTTCAAAGGTAGTTATTAGTACCCTACAAACTCACATACGCATTATGATGAAgtgaataaagaaaaatccaTCCAATAAATCCTTTTATTCATATTCTGTTGATTTAccaactttttctttcctttcaatcaaacaaaagaaaagaaatattgcATAACCGAATCCCCATAGATAGAACGCTGGTATGGAATCACTCGAATCTAGACAAACAAATAaggcgaaaagaagaaagtgagAACCCCCGTAGTAAATAAATCAAGCAAACTCATGATACAGATACAACataagataatatactactacccaccatcaccgctTATCACCCAATCCCGGAGGCGGGCCAGGCAAACCGGCGCCCATACCGGGCGGTGGTGCGTAACCACCATCCTGTCCCGGCGGTCCAGCTATACCGGGTGTAGGACTGGGGCTGTATCCTGCTGGAGCTTGACCTGGGGGAGGAATCGGGGGGAacccggcagcagcagcaccgggGGGAGGGGTCGGGAAGTTAGGAGGGAATCCGccaggcggaggagggaagcCCTGGGCGCCCGGGGGCAtgttggggagaggggggagacCGGCAGGAGGGGCGGCGCCTGCTGGAccggggaagggaggggggaaggggagaccTCTTGCTCCGGGGGCTGTTTTCATGAAGGTTAGATAAGATACCTCAGGTGTGGGTTTGGGATGTTGGGGGATAGAAGTGTAACGTACGAGGAGGCATGCCCGGCGCGCCGGGTGCACCCAGAGGAGGCATTCCGaacggagggggagggagttgaCCTGGTCGACCTGAGGAGAGGGTGTTAGTTTGTTGATCGATGTAGTAGTGGTGCATGGTATGTAGTAGGTGGCGAAGCGTGACATACCAGGGAAGCCGAATGGAGGAGGGTAAGCCCCCGGAGGAGCCATCGCGGGGTTCGGGACAGCCTGGCCTTCGGCGGCGTAGGACGACGTGATGGAGTCGATGACCGATTGGGCCTTTTCTTGTCCGATTTCTGGTGTCGCGTTAGCAGGTCTCTCTTTCGAGGTGGTCTTGGGGTGGATGGGCCGCCGTACGTTGGTAGTATTCCAGAACGTTTCTGAGATGGTTACGTCCGGCGTTATGCGCCTTGCGCACGCTCATCGAGTCGTGCGTGAGGTATACATCGCAGTAGTCGCCTATATTCGAATAGAGACATCGGTCAGTGGGGATGTGACTCCGGAGGTGATGGCTGGATaggaggatggaaggaatTGCATGCGCGATGGACAAGTCCGCGGGTTGATGTGAAGGGGGTTGGGAGTGTCCTACAGAAGAGTAATGTCTTTGTCAGTATCAAGGGTCCATCGAAAGGTGAGGGGGAGACTTATATTTGGGCATTTTGGTGTTCAGAGAGCAACTGCTCTTTAAAAGCGAATTAAGCTCGAGTCGGATGCGCGCAGGTGGCGCGGTGCGCGTGAGAGATGGCTCGGTTGGAAGAGTGCGATGGTGTATTGGCTGCACTTGTAGCGATctagaaaaaggaagagaagctgaaATATGAATGGGCACAAAAAGCCGTTGATGCTAGCTAGAGAGAAATCAATGGCGACGCACTGCTTGAGGCGGAGATCGCTGCGATATCAGGGCGGTCAGGTACGGCAATATACTAGGGAAGTGATGTTGtggcctcaggcagaaaTACATTTCTAACTATATCACCATGTTCACGTGTGCGAGAAGGTCGTTCCAATATAATCCGACAAGCTACTTGTCAGTCAATTGGTGTATAATTATAACGAGCTGCGTAGGGTCTGTCTTGTTAtcatttaattttaaataaggTAGTATTCTTATAACAGATGTAAAAAGGTGATTGTTTTACGTTTCCGTACTAGTAAACcatcttaatttatttatctgtttGACTAAATGCTCTCTTTTTTCAATACTTCAATACTCCCAATCCTGATCCTATGGCTAACGAGCATTAGGAGTATGGGCGCCTCCACTATTCAGATGAGAGGTTAACATATGGGGAGCGCTGTACCGTGCCAGTCTGAGCGGGGGAAAGCCGTCATGTTCAAAGATGTCTTCAGCAATTTCCAAGAGCAGCTCTGGCCACAATATGACATCTTTCTCAGACAACACCGGTTTTCTACCCACTAAGCGCTGAAACTCCAGCGTGACCGAAGGGCCTCGGACAGTTGGAGG
This genomic window contains:
- a CDS encoding transient receptor potential ion channel family protein (COG:U;~EggNog:ENOG410PHBS;~InterPro:IPR032800,IPR010308,IPR040241;~PFAM:PF06011,PF14558;~SECRETED:SignalP(1-22);~TransMembrane:7 (n3-14c22/23o332-358i386-406o412-434i475-495o501-524i531-550o570-592i)), with the protein product MRLISMFIGLLVVLLNSPQAAATKLIESNALSICQDSSNFTATYFSVTFTPGNRSLTFSFDGVSAISGKVTAELVLEAYGIQVLTKTLDPCEMDLTGLCPMNAGTIDVPKAVITVPESVVKSIPNIAYTVPDLDANVRIYINSTTTGEAITCVEASLSNGKTVYQKGVGWTTAIISGLGLAASAITSGLGHSNTAAHVAANALSLFGFMQSQAMIGMTSVAMPPIVESWTQNFQWSMGIIHVGFLETICTWYQRSTGGTASTLLSDLSTTSVQLFRRKRSLDDEPIVRKATGYFKHWHKRADASTQTATDSSVIVRGIERVGFKAGIESTNIFLTGLIFFVVFVALVMALVAIFKLGCEVLAKNGKMKGDKFQEFRNGWKVVARGILFRLTLIGFPQMCVLCLWEFTRVDSAAEVVLAVIMFLSVVAALGWAALKVLRLAKRSVIMHKNPAYILYSDPTCLNKWGFLYVQYRATAYYFIVPFLGYILIKGLFIGLSQPAPVVQTIALVIIEAGMLIAVSVLRPWMDKKTNIYNISIAAINFLNTIFLLFFSDVFNQPGIVTGVMGVVFFVYNAVFALVLLILVLIASVYAIVSKNPDTRYQPMRDDRGSFIKNGGQLTTELDALGATARGDMKGSPYQSSPFEDDNTSFSSGNGASVSRQNLEAPDATTHQTARHSPVSPVDPSLPLFPSDNSARNGPPAYDANFGRSPSPVPRGYNSSPFQNPHAYRQQNNPSPWQRGAGYDH
- a CDS encoding putative U1 snRNP complex component Yhc1 (COG:A;~EggNog:ENOG410Q13V;~InterPro:IPR036236,IPR000690,IPR003604,IPR017340, IPR013085;~PFAM:PF06220;~go_component: GO:0005634 - nucleus [Evidence IEA];~go_component: GO:0005685 - U1 snRNP [Evidence IEA];~go_function: GO:0003676 - nucleic acid binding [Evidence IEA];~go_function: GO:0008270 - zinc ion binding [Evidence IEA];~go_process: GO:0000387 - spliceosomal snRNP assembly [Evidence IEA];~go_process: GO:0000398 - mRNA splicing, via spliceosome [Evidence IEA]) — protein: MPKFFCDYCDVYLTHDSMSVRKAHNAGRNHLRNVLEYYQQIGQEKAQSVIDSITSSYAAEGQAVPNPAMAPPGAYPPPFGFPGMSRFATYYIPCTTTTSINKLTPSPQVDQVNSLPLRSECLLWVHPARRACLLVRYTSIPQHPKPTPEVSYLTFMKTAPGARGLPFPPPFPGPAGAAPPAGLPPLPNMPPGAQGFPPPPGGFPPNFPTPPPGAAAAGFPPIPPPGQAPAGYSPSPTPGIAGPPGQDGGYAPPPGMGAGLPGPPPGLGDKR